DNA sequence from the Desulfocurvus vexinensis DSM 17965 genome:
ATTGGCGGCGACAATCCCCGCCTCCAAAATGAACTCGCTGACGTTTTTATGAGACGCCTTGGCCGCTTCCTGCAGCAGCGCCTTCGATGACGGGCTGAGCCGGACGTCGATCCGTTCTGTCTTCGTCTGAGTGGTGGGCGACATTCGAAATCCTCCTTGTTTCTCCTCACCGAAGATAATGTACGGAAGATGTCCTGACAACCCAAAATCGTATCAATCGAAAAAATTTAACTCTCCGTCGACGTTTTCCGATTCGCGCCGGTATGTATGCAAGAGAGGGGAAAACC
Encoded proteins:
- a CDS encoding DUF1778 domain-containing protein; the protein is MSPTTQTKTERIDVRLSPSSKALLQEAAKASHKNVSEFILEAGIVAANQALAERRLFLLDEARWNEFQEILDRPVQKKPRLSKLLNEPGVLD